The proteins below are encoded in one region of Cyclopterus lumpus isolate fCycLum1 chromosome 8, fCycLum1.pri, whole genome shotgun sequence:
- the LOC117735299 gene encoding LOW QUALITY PROTEIN: protein SCO1 homolog, mitochondrial (The sequence of the model RefSeq protein was modified relative to this genomic sequence to represent the inferred CDS: deleted 1 base in 1 codon), with the protein MALSVLHPNLGCRLFRCTQTQTARLAHSLLWREPGLKHTLSPREVRCCPVTVRQWYTCGALRNLDRLSSRRFSSIPPPPSSSSSSGEKKKKKSGPVTWKSLAITFGIGGALLGGMKYLKKEKEEKIEKERTKSIGRPALGGPFSLVDHNNKPAKSEDFLGRWVLIYFGFTHCPDICPEEVEKMIEVVDEIDKIKSLPNLTPLLITIDPDRDTVEAMAAYVKVLPKLIGLTGPTPQIEQVSRAFRVYYSQGPKDEDNDYIVDHTIIMYLVGPDGEFAEYFGQNKRSAEISGSIAAHMRKYKKAKEAAGN; encoded by the exons ATGGCGCTCAGTGTGCTACATCCCAACCTGGGATGCCGGTTGTTTCGTTGTACCCAGACACAAACGGCCAGG CTCGCGCACAGTCTTTTATGGAGGGAACCcggactgaaacacacactgtcccCGCGGGAGGTTCGCTGCTGCCCG GTGACCGTGAGGCAGTGGTACACCTGCGGGGCGCTCCGCAACCTGGATCGGCTTTCATCGAGAAGGTTCTCCTCGATTCCTCCaccgccttcttcttcttcttcatcgggggagaagaagaagaagaagtctggG CCGGTGACGTGGAAATCTTTAGCCATAACTTTTGGTATCGGAGGCGCTCTGCTCGGAGGgatgaaatatttaaagaaggaaaaggaagaaa AGATCGAGAAGGAGCGGACCAAATCCATCGGACGGCCGGCGCTCGGCGGTCCGTTCTCGCTCGTCgatcacaacaacaagcccgcCAAGAGCGAGGACTTCCTCGGCCGGTGGGTGCTCATCTATTTCGGGTTCACCCACTGCCCCGACATCTGCCCGGAAGAAGTAGAGAAGATGATCGAAGTGGTGGATGAAAtag ATAAAATAAAGTCTCTTCCGAACCTGACGCCGCTCCTCATCACCATCGACCCCGACAGGGACACCGTGGAGGCCATGGCTGCATACGtaaaag TTCTCCCGAAGCTGATTGGCCTGACGGGCCCGACGCCTCAGATCGAGCAGGTTTCCAGAGCCTTCAGAGTTTATTACAGCCAGGGGCCGAAGGACGAAGACAACGACTACATC gtggatcACACTATCATCATGTACCTGGTGGGGCCCGACGGAGAGTTCGCCGAGTACTTCGGACAAAACAAAAGGAGTGCGGAGATCTCCGGCTCGATAGCGGCGCACATGAGGAAGTACAAGAAGGCGAAGGAAGCGGCGGgcaattga
- the tmem220 gene encoding transmembrane protein 220: MGEVCTPWLSVTWRVCNLFMCLFFALAAYVQINDPDAGVWMVGYGVPAVLCACVGLKPHVTETLPWRRMADLHVLVSSAVIASLGWRLYRERLPDILQQEEGREFSGLMLTAVWLLLCRHSGRAPVGGLRVSTAVAITVFPFVAWVYFYVNKELRSNWPSHCQTAI, from the exons ATGGGGGAAGTTTGTACGCCGTGGCTTTCCGTCACTTGGCGAGTTTGCAacttgtttatgtgtttgttcttCGCTCTTGCAGCGTACGTCCAG ATCAATGATCCGGACGCAGGGGTGTGGATG GTTGGTTATGGTGTTCCTGCAGTCCTGTGCGCGTGCGTCGGCTTGAAACCCCACGTGACAG AGACGTTGCCCTGGAGGCGCATGGCTGACCTCCACGTGCTGGTGTCCAGCGCTGTCATCGCCTCGTTGGGGTGGCGGCTTTACAGAGAGCGACTCCCAGACATCCTCCAACAGGAGGAGGGCAG agaATTTTCTGGTCTGATGTTGACGGCCGTTTGGCTTCTCCTGTGCCGCCACTCTGGAag GGCTCCAGTCGGGGGGCTCAGAGTCTCAACAGCTGTCGCCATCACGGTCTTCCCCTTCGTGGCCTGGGTTTACTTCTACGTCAATAAGGAGCTGAGGTCAAACTGGCCTTCACATTGTCAAACTGCTATTTAG